In one window of Orcinus orca chromosome 17, mOrcOrc1.1, whole genome shotgun sequence DNA:
- the OPLAH gene encoding 5-oxoprolinase isoform X2 has protein sequence MSLLSSYEGLQQEIQRLAQENQELRRLVQLIQENEELKLVLRNRGIGLSFCSSGLLAEVTASPRLPRRRTIKFRDAERVLPGLPAEESLLDSSPTTMGSPEERFHFAIDRGGTFTDVFAQCPGGHVRVLKLLSEDPANYVDAPTEGIRRILEQEGGMLLPRDRPLDTSRIASIRMGTTVATNALLERRGERVALLVTRGFRDLLHVGTQAREDLFDLAVPMPEMLYEEVLEVDERVVLYREEPGAGMPVKGTDARMLGRRAAGPDGPLTGQRRASLQAAQGTCWRCSSLWTWGACEGSWRGSCLEASAAWPWCSCTHTRECGLAGGAGGRWASGWAGSSAALGRHRRWAQHEQQVGALARELGFTHVSLSSEAMPMVRIVPRGHTACADAYLTPTIQRYVQGFRRGFQGQLKDVQVLFMRSDGGLAPMDSFSGSRAVLSGPAGGVVGYSATTYRVEGGHPVIGFDMGGTSTDVSRYAGEFEHVFEASTAGVTLQAPQLDINTVAAGGGSRLFFRSGLFVVGPESAGAHPGPACYRKGGPVTVTDANLVLGRLLPASFPRIFGPGEDQPLSPEASRKALEAVATEVNSFLTNGPCPASPLSLEEVAMGFVRVANEAMCRPIRVLTQARGHDPSAHVLACFGGAGGQHACAIARALGMDTVHIHRHSGLLSALGLALADVVHEAQEPCSLPYAPETFVQLDQRLSRLEEQCVDALRAQGFPRAQISTESFLHLRYQGTDCALMVSAHQHPATAHSPRAGDFGAGFVERYMREFGFIIPERPVVVDDVRVRGTGRSGLRLEYVPKAQSGPPRVDKTTRCYFEGGYQETPVYLLGELGAGHKLQGPCLLIDSNSTILVEPACQAEVTETGDIRISVGAEAPGTVGAQLDPIHLSIFSHRFMGIAEQMGRILQRTAISTNIKERLDFSCALFGPDGGLVSNAPHIPVHLGAMQETVQFQIQHVGADLHPGDVLLSNHPCAGGSHLPDLTVITPVFWPGQTRPVFYVASRGHHADIGGITPGSMPPHSTTLQQEGAIFLSFRLVQAGVFQEEGVTEALRAPGKIPGCSGTRNLHDNLSDLRAQVAANQKGIQLVGELIGQYGLEVVQAYMGHIQVGRGEGASRQLCACPRQVDRGGGHLAHLEGGAAVTEHTLHQANAELAVRDMLRAFGTSRQAQGLPLEVSAEDHMDDGSPIRLRVQIDGSAVFDFSGTGPEVFGNLNAPRAITLSALIYCLRCLVGRDIPLNQGCLAPVHVVIPKGSILDPSPEAAVVGGNVLTSQRVVDVILGAFGACAASQGCMNNVTLGNAHMGYYETVAGGAGAGPGWHGRSGVHSHMTNTRITDPEILESRYPVILRRFELRLGSGGRGRFRGGDGVIRELLFREEALLSVLTERRAFQPYGLMGGEPGTRGLNLLIRKGGRTVNLGGKTSVLVSPGDVFCLHTPGGGGYGDPEDPAPLPASLLQPLAFPERGSVYEYRRAQETV, from the exons ATGTCCCTCCTCAGCAGCTACGAGGGCCTGCAGCAGGAGATCCAGCGGCTGGCACAGGAGAACCAAGAGCTGCGGCGGCTCGTGCAGCTCATCCAGGAGAACGAGGAGCTGAAGCTGGTGCTCAGGAACCGGGGCATCGGCCTGAGCTTCTGCAGCTCCGGGCTCCTGGCCGAGGTGACcgccagcccccgcctgccccggcgcaGAACCATCAAGTTCAGGGATGCTGAAAGAG TGCTCCCAGGACTGCCGGCTGAAGAGTCGCTGCTGGACTCCAGCCCCACCACCATGGGCAGCCCGGAGGAGCGCTTCCACTTTGCCATTGACCGCGGAGGCACCTTCACAGATGTCTTTGCCCAGTGCCCAGGGGGGCACGTGAGGGTCTTAAAGCTGCTCTCAGAAGACCCCGCCAACTATGTGGACGCACCCACCGAGGGCATCCGCCGCATCCTGGAGCAG GAGGGGGGCATGCTGTTGCCGCGGGACCGGCCGCTGGACACCAGTCGCATCGCCAGCATCCGCATGGGCACCACGGTAGCTACCAACGCGCTGCTGGAACGGCGCGGGGAGCGGGTGGCACTGCTGGTGACTCGCGGCTTCCGAGACCTGCTGCATGTAGGCACCCAGGCCCGTGAAGACCTCTTTGACCTG GCCGTGCCCATGCCCGAGATGCTGTACGAGGAGGTGCTGGAAGTGGACGAGCGTGTGGTGCTGTATCGAGAGGAGCCAGGTGCTGGGATGCCCGTGAAAGGTACGGATGCCCGAATGTTGGGGCGCAGGGCAGCAGGCCCAGATGGGCCTTTGACGGGGCAGCGGCGGGCTTCCCTGCAGGCCGCACAGGGGACCTGCTGGAGGTGCAGCAGCCTGTGGACCTGGGGGGCCTGCGAGGGAAGCTGGAGGGGCTCCTGTCTCGAGGCATCCGCAGCCTGGCCGTGGTGCTCATGCACTCATACACGTGAGTGTGGGCTGGCTGGGGGTGCGGGCGGCAGGTGGGCCAGCGGGTGGGCAGGTAGCTCAGCGGCACTCGGACGCCATCGTAGGTGGGCCCAGCACGAGCAGCAGGTGGGCGCCCTGGCCCGCGAGCTGGGCTTCACACACGTGTCACTGTCCTCGGAGGCCATGCCCATGGTGCGCATCGTGCCCCGGGGGCACACTGCCTGCGCCGACGCCTACCTCACACCCACCATCCAGCGCTACGTGCAGGGCTTCCGCCGTGGCTTCCAGGGTCAGCTCAAG GACGTGCAGGTGCTGTTCATGCGCTCCGATGGTGGCCTGGCGCCCATGGACTCCTTCAGTGGCTCCCGCGCTGTGCTCTCGGGCCCTGCTGGGGGCGTGGTTGGGTACTCAGCCACCACCTACCGGGTGGAGGGTGGCCATCCTGTCATCGGCTTTGACATGGGAG GCACGTCTACCGACGTGAGCCGCTATGCTGGCGAATTTGAACACGTCTTCGAGGCCAGCACAGCTGGTGTCACTCTCCAGGCCCCCCAGCTGGACATCAACACCGTGGCAGCTGGTGGGGGCTCCCGCCTCTTCTTCAG GTCAGGCCTCTTCGTGGTGGGGCCAGAGTCTGCAGGAGCCCACCCTGGCCCCGCCTGCTACCGCAAAG GAGGCCCTGTGACCGTGACGGATGCTAATCTGGTCCTGGGTCGCCTGCTGCCTGCCTCCTTCCCCCGCATTTTTGGGCCGGGAGAGGACCAGCCACTGTCCCCGGAGGCGTCCCGAAAGGCCCTGGAGGCTGTAGCCACTGAGGTCAACAGCTTCCTGACCAACGGGCCTTGTCCGGCCTCCCCACTgagcctggaggaggtggccaTGGGGTTTGTGCGTGTGGCCAACGAGGCCATGTGCCGGCCCATCCGTGTGCTCACGCAG GCGCGAGGCCACGACCCCTCGGCCCACGTGCTGGCTTGCTTTGGGGGAGCTGGTGGGCAGCATGCTTGCGCCATCGCCCGGGCCCTGGGCATGGACACCGTGCACATTCATAG GCATAGTGGGCTGCTGTCAGCACTGGGGCTGGCCCTGGCAGACGTGGTACACGAGGCACAGgagccctgctccctgccctaCGCGCCCGAGACCTTTGTGCAGCTGGACCAGAGGCTGAGCCGCCTGGAGGAGCAGTGCGTGGATGCCTTGCGGGCCCAGGGCTTCCCCAG GGCTCAGATCAGCACCGAGAGCTTCCTGCACCTGCGCTACCAGGGCACGGACTGCGCCCTGATGGTGTCCGCCCACCAGCACCCGGCCACGGCCCACTCACCCCGAGCGGGCGACTTCGGGGCAGGCTTCGTCGAGAG GTACATGAGGGAGTTTGGCTTCATCATCCCTGAGCGGCCAGTGGTGGTGGACGACGTGCGGGTGAGGGGCACTGGCCGCAGTGGCCTTCGCCTCGAGTACGTCCCGAAAGCCCAGAGTGGGCCTCCCCGGGTAGACAAG ACGACCCGTTGCTACTTCGAGGGGGGCTACCAGGAGACCCCCGTGTACCTGTTGGGCGAGCTGGGCGCTGGGCACAAGCTGCAGGGGCCCTGCCTCCTCATTGACAGCAACAG TACCATCCTGGTGGAGCCAGCCTGCCAGGCGGAGGTGACTGAGACTGGGGACATCCGCATCTCCGTGGGGGCTGAGGCGCCCGGCACGGTGGGTGCCCAGCTCGACCCCATCCACCTGTCCATATTCTCCCATCGCTTCATGGGCATTGCTG AGCAGATGGGCCGCATCCTGCAGCGCACGGCCATCTCCACCAACATCAAGGAGCGCCTGGACTTCTCCTGCGCCCTCTTTGGGCCCGACGGGGGGCTGGTCTCCAACGCCCCTCACATCCCTGTGCACCTGGGTGCCATGCAGGAGACGGTGCAGTTCCAG ATCCAGCACGTGGGGGCTGACCTCCATCCCGGCGACGTTCTGCTGAGCAACCACCCCTGCGCGGGGGGCAGCCACCTGCCAGACCTGACCGTCATCACACCG GTGTTTTGGCCGGGTCAGACGCGGCCTGTGTTCTACGTGGCCAGCCGTGGGCACCACGCGGACATTGGGGGCATCACACCGGGCTCCATGCCCCCCCACTCCACCACCCTGCAGCAGGAGGGCGCCATCTTTCTGTCCTTCAGACTCGTCCAGGCGGGTGTCTTCCAGGAGGAGG GGGTAACCGAAGCCCTGCGGGCACCAGGCAAGATTCCAGGCTGCAGCGGAACACGGAACCTGCACGACAACCTGTCAGATCTGCGTGCCCAGGTGGCAGCCAACCAGAAGGGCATCCAGCTGGTGGGCGAGCTCATTGGGCAGTACGGCCTGGAGGTGGTACAGGCCTACATGGGCCACATTCAGGTGGGCCGGGGGGAAGGAGCAAGCCGGCAGCTCTGTGCCTGCCCCAGGCAGGTGGACAGAGGTGGGGGACACCTGGCCCACCTGGAAGGTGGCGCAGCCGTTACTGAACATACTCTCCACCAGGCGAACGCTGAGCTAGCTGTGCGAGACATGCTTCGGGCCTTTGGAACCTcccggcaggcccagggcctGCCCCTGGAGGTGTCTGCAGAGGACCACATGGACGACGGTTCTCCCATCCGACTCCGAGTGCAGATCGAC GGTAGCGCGGTGTTTGATTTCAGCGGCACGGGGCCCGAGGTGTTCGGCAACCTCAACGCGCCTCGGGCCATCACACTGTCTGCGCTCATCTACTGCCTTCGCTGTCTGGTCGGCCGCGACATCCCACTCAACCAG GGCTGCCTGGCACCGGTGCATGTTGTGATCCCTAAGGGCTCCATCCTGGACCCGTCCCCAGAGGCGGCGGTGGTGGGCGGCAACGTGCTTACGTCGCAGCGGGTGGTGGACGTCATCCTGGGGGCCTTCGGGGCCTGCGCTGCTTCCCAG GGCTGCATGAAcaacgtgaccttgggcaacgcCCACATGGGCTACTATGAGACGGTGGCAGGCGGCGCGGGCGCAGGCCCCGGCTGGCATGGGCGCAGCGGTGTGCACAGCCACATGACCAACACACGGATCACCGACCCCGAGATCCTGGAGAGCAG GTACCCAGTTATCCTGCGCCGCTTTGAACTGAGACTGGGGTCTGGGGGGCGCGGCCGCTTCCGGGGCGGCGATGGTGTTATCCGCGAGCTGCTTTTTCGTGAGGAGGCGCTACTGTCAGTGCTGACCGAGCGCCGCGCCTTCCAGCCTTACGGCCTTATGG GGGGTGAGCCCGGAACTCGTGGCCTAAACCTACTGATCCGGAAGGGCGGCCGGACAGTGAATCTGGGTGGGAAGACCTCAGTGCTCGTGTCCCCGGGG GATGTGTTCTGTCTCCACACACCAGGCGGCGGGGGCTATGGGGACCCAGAGGACCCCGCCCCTCTGCCGGCGTCGCTCCTGCAGCCCCTAGCCTTCCCTGAGCGGGGCAGCGTCTATGAGTACCGCAGGGCCCAGGAGACTGTGTGA
- the OPLAH gene encoding 5-oxoprolinase isoform X6 has product MGSPEERFHFAIDRGGTFTDVFAQCPGGHVRVLKLLSEDPANYVDAPTEGIRRILEQEGGMLLPRDRPLDTSRIASIRMGTTVATNALLERRGERVALLVTRGFRDLLHVGTQAREDLFDLAVPMPEMLYEEVLEVDERVVLYREEPGAGMPVKGTDARMLGRRAAGPDGPLTGQRRASLQAAQGTCWRCSSLWTWGACEGSWRGSCLEASAAWPWCSCTHTRECGLAGGAGGRWASGWAGSSAALGRHRRWAQHEQQVGALARELGFTHVSLSSEAMPMVRIVPRGHTACADAYLTPTIQRYVQGFRRGFQGQLKDVQVLFMRSDGGLAPMDSFSGSRAVLSGPAGGVVGYSATTYRVEGGHPVIGFDMGGTSTDVSRYAGEFEHVFEASTAGVTLQAPQLDINTVAAGGGSRLFFRSGLFVVGPESAGAHPGPACYRKGGPVTVTDANLVLGRLLPASFPRIFGPGEDQPLSPEASRKALEAVATEVNSFLTNGPCPASPLSLEEVAMGFVRVANEAMCRPIRVLTQARGHDPSAHVLACFGGAGGQHACAIARALGMDTVHIHRHSGLLSALGLALADVVHEAQEPCSLPYAPETFVQLDQRLSRLEEQCVDALRAQGFPRAQISTESFLHLRYQGTDCALMVSAHQHPATAHSPRAGDFGAGFVERYMREFGFIIPERPVVVDDVRVRGTGRSGLRLEYVPKAQSGPPRVDKTTRCYFEGGYQETPVYLLGELGAGHKLQGPCLLIDSNSTILVEPACQAEVTETGDIRISVGAEAPGTVGAQLDPIHLSIFSHRFMGIAEQMGRILQRTAISTNIKERLDFSCALFGPDGGLVSNAPHIPVHLGAMQETVQFQIQHVGADLHPGDVLLSNHPCAGGSHLPDLTVITPVFWPGQTRPVFYVASRGHHADIGGITPGSMPPHSTTLQQEGAIFLSFRLVQAGVFQEEGVTEALRAPGKIPGCSGTRNLHDNLSDLRAQVAANQKGIQLVGELIGQYGLEVVQAYMGHIQVGRGEGASRQLCACPRQVDRGGGHLAHLEGGAAVTEHTLHQANAELAVRDMLRAFGTSRQAQGLPLEVSAEDHMDDGSPIRLRVQIDVSEGSAVFDFSGTGPEVFGNLNAPRAITLSALIYCLRCLVGRDIPLNQGCLAPVHVVIPKGSILDPSPEAAVVGGNVLTSQRVVDVILGAFGACAASQGCMNNVTLGNAHMGYYETVAGGAGAGPGWHGRSGVHSHMTNTRITDPEILESRYPVILRRFELRLGSGGRGRFRGGDGVIRELLFREEALLSVLTERRAFQPYGLMGGEPGTRGLNLLIRKGGRTVNLGGKTSVLVSPGDVFCLHTPGGGGYGDPEDPAPLPASLLQPLAFPERGSVYEYRRAQETV; this is encoded by the exons ATGGGCAGCCCGGAGGAGCGCTTCCACTTTGCCATTGACCGCGGAGGCACCTTCACAGATGTCTTTGCCCAGTGCCCAGGGGGGCACGTGAGGGTCTTAAAGCTGCTCTCAGAAGACCCCGCCAACTATGTGGACGCACCCACCGAGGGCATCCGCCGCATCCTGGAGCAG GAGGGGGGCATGCTGTTGCCGCGGGACCGGCCGCTGGACACCAGTCGCATCGCCAGCATCCGCATGGGCACCACGGTAGCTACCAACGCGCTGCTGGAACGGCGCGGGGAGCGGGTGGCACTGCTGGTGACTCGCGGCTTCCGAGACCTGCTGCATGTAGGCACCCAGGCCCGTGAAGACCTCTTTGACCTG GCCGTGCCCATGCCCGAGATGCTGTACGAGGAGGTGCTGGAAGTGGACGAGCGTGTGGTGCTGTATCGAGAGGAGCCAGGTGCTGGGATGCCCGTGAAAGGTACGGATGCCCGAATGTTGGGGCGCAGGGCAGCAGGCCCAGATGGGCCTTTGACGGGGCAGCGGCGGGCTTCCCTGCAGGCCGCACAGGGGACCTGCTGGAGGTGCAGCAGCCTGTGGACCTGGGGGGCCTGCGAGGGAAGCTGGAGGGGCTCCTGTCTCGAGGCATCCGCAGCCTGGCCGTGGTGCTCATGCACTCATACACGTGAGTGTGGGCTGGCTGGGGGTGCGGGCGGCAGGTGGGCCAGCGGGTGGGCAGGTAGCTCAGCGGCACTCGGACGCCATCGTAGGTGGGCCCAGCACGAGCAGCAGGTGGGCGCCCTGGCCCGCGAGCTGGGCTTCACACACGTGTCACTGTCCTCGGAGGCCATGCCCATGGTGCGCATCGTGCCCCGGGGGCACACTGCCTGCGCCGACGCCTACCTCACACCCACCATCCAGCGCTACGTGCAGGGCTTCCGCCGTGGCTTCCAGGGTCAGCTCAAG GACGTGCAGGTGCTGTTCATGCGCTCCGATGGTGGCCTGGCGCCCATGGACTCCTTCAGTGGCTCCCGCGCTGTGCTCTCGGGCCCTGCTGGGGGCGTGGTTGGGTACTCAGCCACCACCTACCGGGTGGAGGGTGGCCATCCTGTCATCGGCTTTGACATGGGAG GCACGTCTACCGACGTGAGCCGCTATGCTGGCGAATTTGAACACGTCTTCGAGGCCAGCACAGCTGGTGTCACTCTCCAGGCCCCCCAGCTGGACATCAACACCGTGGCAGCTGGTGGGGGCTCCCGCCTCTTCTTCAG GTCAGGCCTCTTCGTGGTGGGGCCAGAGTCTGCAGGAGCCCACCCTGGCCCCGCCTGCTACCGCAAAG GAGGCCCTGTGACCGTGACGGATGCTAATCTGGTCCTGGGTCGCCTGCTGCCTGCCTCCTTCCCCCGCATTTTTGGGCCGGGAGAGGACCAGCCACTGTCCCCGGAGGCGTCCCGAAAGGCCCTGGAGGCTGTAGCCACTGAGGTCAACAGCTTCCTGACCAACGGGCCTTGTCCGGCCTCCCCACTgagcctggaggaggtggccaTGGGGTTTGTGCGTGTGGCCAACGAGGCCATGTGCCGGCCCATCCGTGTGCTCACGCAG GCGCGAGGCCACGACCCCTCGGCCCACGTGCTGGCTTGCTTTGGGGGAGCTGGTGGGCAGCATGCTTGCGCCATCGCCCGGGCCCTGGGCATGGACACCGTGCACATTCATAG GCATAGTGGGCTGCTGTCAGCACTGGGGCTGGCCCTGGCAGACGTGGTACACGAGGCACAGgagccctgctccctgccctaCGCGCCCGAGACCTTTGTGCAGCTGGACCAGAGGCTGAGCCGCCTGGAGGAGCAGTGCGTGGATGCCTTGCGGGCCCAGGGCTTCCCCAG GGCTCAGATCAGCACCGAGAGCTTCCTGCACCTGCGCTACCAGGGCACGGACTGCGCCCTGATGGTGTCCGCCCACCAGCACCCGGCCACGGCCCACTCACCCCGAGCGGGCGACTTCGGGGCAGGCTTCGTCGAGAG GTACATGAGGGAGTTTGGCTTCATCATCCCTGAGCGGCCAGTGGTGGTGGACGACGTGCGGGTGAGGGGCACTGGCCGCAGTGGCCTTCGCCTCGAGTACGTCCCGAAAGCCCAGAGTGGGCCTCCCCGGGTAGACAAG ACGACCCGTTGCTACTTCGAGGGGGGCTACCAGGAGACCCCCGTGTACCTGTTGGGCGAGCTGGGCGCTGGGCACAAGCTGCAGGGGCCCTGCCTCCTCATTGACAGCAACAG TACCATCCTGGTGGAGCCAGCCTGCCAGGCGGAGGTGACTGAGACTGGGGACATCCGCATCTCCGTGGGGGCTGAGGCGCCCGGCACGGTGGGTGCCCAGCTCGACCCCATCCACCTGTCCATATTCTCCCATCGCTTCATGGGCATTGCTG AGCAGATGGGCCGCATCCTGCAGCGCACGGCCATCTCCACCAACATCAAGGAGCGCCTGGACTTCTCCTGCGCCCTCTTTGGGCCCGACGGGGGGCTGGTCTCCAACGCCCCTCACATCCCTGTGCACCTGGGTGCCATGCAGGAGACGGTGCAGTTCCAG ATCCAGCACGTGGGGGCTGACCTCCATCCCGGCGACGTTCTGCTGAGCAACCACCCCTGCGCGGGGGGCAGCCACCTGCCAGACCTGACCGTCATCACACCG GTGTTTTGGCCGGGTCAGACGCGGCCTGTGTTCTACGTGGCCAGCCGTGGGCACCACGCGGACATTGGGGGCATCACACCGGGCTCCATGCCCCCCCACTCCACCACCCTGCAGCAGGAGGGCGCCATCTTTCTGTCCTTCAGACTCGTCCAGGCGGGTGTCTTCCAGGAGGAGG GGGTAACCGAAGCCCTGCGGGCACCAGGCAAGATTCCAGGCTGCAGCGGAACACGGAACCTGCACGACAACCTGTCAGATCTGCGTGCCCAGGTGGCAGCCAACCAGAAGGGCATCCAGCTGGTGGGCGAGCTCATTGGGCAGTACGGCCTGGAGGTGGTACAGGCCTACATGGGCCACATTCAGGTGGGCCGGGGGGAAGGAGCAAGCCGGCAGCTCTGTGCCTGCCCCAGGCAGGTGGACAGAGGTGGGGGACACCTGGCCCACCTGGAAGGTGGCGCAGCCGTTACTGAACATACTCTCCACCAGGCGAACGCTGAGCTAGCTGTGCGAGACATGCTTCGGGCCTTTGGAACCTcccggcaggcccagggcctGCCCCTGGAGGTGTCTGCAGAGGACCACATGGACGACGGTTCTCCCATCCGACTCCGAGTGCAGATCGACGTGAGTGAG GGTAGCGCGGTGTTTGATTTCAGCGGCACGGGGCCCGAGGTGTTCGGCAACCTCAACGCGCCTCGGGCCATCACACTGTCTGCGCTCATCTACTGCCTTCGCTGTCTGGTCGGCCGCGACATCCCACTCAACCAG GGCTGCCTGGCACCGGTGCATGTTGTGATCCCTAAGGGCTCCATCCTGGACCCGTCCCCAGAGGCGGCGGTGGTGGGCGGCAACGTGCTTACGTCGCAGCGGGTGGTGGACGTCATCCTGGGGGCCTTCGGGGCCTGCGCTGCTTCCCAG GGCTGCATGAAcaacgtgaccttgggcaacgcCCACATGGGCTACTATGAGACGGTGGCAGGCGGCGCGGGCGCAGGCCCCGGCTGGCATGGGCGCAGCGGTGTGCACAGCCACATGACCAACACACGGATCACCGACCCCGAGATCCTGGAGAGCAG GTACCCAGTTATCCTGCGCCGCTTTGAACTGAGACTGGGGTCTGGGGGGCGCGGCCGCTTCCGGGGCGGCGATGGTGTTATCCGCGAGCTGCTTTTTCGTGAGGAGGCGCTACTGTCAGTGCTGACCGAGCGCCGCGCCTTCCAGCCTTACGGCCTTATGG GGGGTGAGCCCGGAACTCGTGGCCTAAACCTACTGATCCGGAAGGGCGGCCGGACAGTGAATCTGGGTGGGAAGACCTCAGTGCTCGTGTCCCCGGGG GATGTGTTCTGTCTCCACACACCAGGCGGCGGGGGCTATGGGGACCCAGAGGACCCCGCCCCTCTGCCGGCGTCGCTCCTGCAGCCCCTAGCCTTCCCTGAGCGGGGCAGCGTCTATGAGTACCGCAGGGCCCAGGAGACTGTGTGA